One genomic region from Bombus terrestris chromosome 15, iyBomTerr1.2, whole genome shotgun sequence encodes:
- the LOC100649718 gene encoding odorant receptor 13a-like isoform X1 — protein MRFLKSHDISISLTSIFMKLVGLWTSKNQLERRVRLITQIYTFAIILFALWLELTDIYYSFGDLSTCLYNVCNILAVLMPLLKMTVLLAHKQELFHLIAYTQRRFWHENYDEYEKRIYMNCKRKCTVFVCFVIFTTKATLICYALSPILENIGRNESAREFLFNMWIDLPLTMSPYYEITFMLQVPVSFFFLMLNVYSTVKFNTSNKITEIFIHSQLMTLYHIGVGYFCFDNLLCVMNLHLATQFQILQYKMSRMTDLTNKGKGETNLQFFSASSANKCYTVFKMYVQQHQALIAYCGKLESVFNLPVLAQVLAFSLVMCLDGYQILMPGAPTRTRFIFSFQLIACLCQLLMFTYSCDCIMQESASIALAVYKGPWSFLPPTKSGMMMRKDLILVTIRSGVPCCITAYGFFVVSLETYTRVLSTAVSYFTLLRQTTQETLYS, from the exons ATGAGATTTCTGAAGAGCCACGACATATCTATCAGCTTGACGTCGATTTTTATGAAACTCGTTGGATTATGGACGTCGAAAAACCAATTGGAACGACGCGTCAGACTTATTACGCAGATTTACACGTTCGCCATTATTCTCTTTGCTCTATGGTTAGAGCTTAcggatatttattattctttcggTGATCTGAGT ACCTGCCTTTACAACGTGTGCAACATTTTGGCGGTTTTAATGCCTCTTCTGAAGATGACCGTATTGCTTGCACATAAACAAGAACTTTTTCATTTAATCGCATATACGCAACGAAGATTTTGGCACGAGAATTACGATGAGTACGAGAAAAGGATTTATATGAACTGCAAACGTAAATGTACCGTCTTTGTTTGTTTCGTAATATTCACCACCAAAGCGACCCTTATTTGTTACGCCCTTAGTCCAATTCTTG AAAATATTGGAAGGAACGAGTCAGCCAgagaatttctatttaatatgTGGATTGATCTACCACTGACAATGTCCCCGTACTATGAAATAACATTCATGTTACAGGTACCGGTTAGCTTCTTTTTCTTAATGCTCAACGTATATAGTACCGTTAAATTTAATACCAGTAACAAAATTACGGAAATCTTTATACATTCACAGCTCATGACATTGTACCATATTGGAGTCGGCTACTTCTGTTTCGACAATTTATTATGCGTCATGAATCTACACTTGGCTACTCAATTTCAAATACTGCAATATAAAATGTCCCGCATGAccgatttaacgaataaaggGAAGGGAGAAACAAATCTACAATTTTTCTCAGCATCATCGGCAAATAAATGTTACACTGTCTTTAAGATGTATGTTCAACAACATCAAGCTCTCATAGCTTATTGTGGAAAACTGGAATCGGTATTCAATTTGCCTGTTTTGGCGCAAGTGCTGGCGTTCAGCTTGGTAATGTGTCTCGATGGGTACCAGATACTTATG CCAGGGGCACCTACCAGAACACGTTTCATCTTCAGCTTCCAATTAATAGCCTGTCTATGCCAATTACTGATGTTCACCTACAGTTGTGACTGCATCATGCAAGAAAGCGCGAGCATAGCTTTGGCAGTGTATAAAGGACCTTGGTCATTTTTGCCTCCAACCAAAAGCGGTATGATGATGCGAAAGGACTTGATACTCGTTACTATAAGATCTGGCGTACCTTGTTGCATAACAGCCTATGGATTCTTCGTCGTGTCTCTAGAAACATACACTCGG GTTTTAAGTACTGCGGTATCATATTTCACACTGTTAAGACAAACTACACAGGAGACCCTCTATtcgtaa
- the LOC100649718 gene encoding odorant receptor 13a-like isoform X2 gives MRFLKSHDISISLTSIFMKLVGLWTSKNQLERRVRLITQIYTFAIILFALWLELTDIYYSFGDLSTCLYNVCNILAVLMPLLKMTVLLAHKQELFHLIAYTQRRFWHENYDEYEKRIYMNCKRKCTVFVCFVIFTTKATLICYALSPILENIGRNESAREFLFNMWIDLPLTMSPYYEITFMLQLMTLYHIGVGYFCFDNLLCVMNLHLATQFQILQYKMSRMTDLTNKGKGETNLQFFSASSANKCYTVFKMYVQQHQALIAYCGKLESVFNLPVLAQVLAFSLVMCLDGYQILMPGAPTRTRFIFSFQLIACLCQLLMFTYSCDCIMQESASIALAVYKGPWSFLPPTKSGMMMRKDLILVTIRSGVPCCITAYGFFVVSLETYTRVLSTAVSYFTLLRQTTQETLYS, from the exons ATGAGATTTCTGAAGAGCCACGACATATCTATCAGCTTGACGTCGATTTTTATGAAACTCGTTGGATTATGGACGTCGAAAAACCAATTGGAACGACGCGTCAGACTTATTACGCAGATTTACACGTTCGCCATTATTCTCTTTGCTCTATGGTTAGAGCTTAcggatatttattattctttcggTGATCTGAGT ACCTGCCTTTACAACGTGTGCAACATTTTGGCGGTTTTAATGCCTCTTCTGAAGATGACCGTATTGCTTGCACATAAACAAGAACTTTTTCATTTAATCGCATATACGCAACGAAGATTTTGGCACGAGAATTACGATGAGTACGAGAAAAGGATTTATATGAACTGCAAACGTAAATGTACCGTCTTTGTTTGTTTCGTAATATTCACCACCAAAGCGACCCTTATTTGTTACGCCCTTAGTCCAATTCTTG AAAATATTGGAAGGAACGAGTCAGCCAgagaatttctatttaatatgTGGATTGATCTACCACTGACAATGTCCCCGTACTATGAAATAACATTCATGTTACAG CTCATGACATTGTACCATATTGGAGTCGGCTACTTCTGTTTCGACAATTTATTATGCGTCATGAATCTACACTTGGCTACTCAATTTCAAATACTGCAATATAAAATGTCCCGCATGAccgatttaacgaataaaggGAAGGGAGAAACAAATCTACAATTTTTCTCAGCATCATCGGCAAATAAATGTTACACTGTCTTTAAGATGTATGTTCAACAACATCAAGCTCTCATAGCTTATTGTGGAAAACTGGAATCGGTATTCAATTTGCCTGTTTTGGCGCAAGTGCTGGCGTTCAGCTTGGTAATGTGTCTCGATGGGTACCAGATACTTATG CCAGGGGCACCTACCAGAACACGTTTCATCTTCAGCTTCCAATTAATAGCCTGTCTATGCCAATTACTGATGTTCACCTACAGTTGTGACTGCATCATGCAAGAAAGCGCGAGCATAGCTTTGGCAGTGTATAAAGGACCTTGGTCATTTTTGCCTCCAACCAAAAGCGGTATGATGATGCGAAAGGACTTGATACTCGTTACTATAAGATCTGGCGTACCTTGTTGCATAACAGCCTATGGATTCTTCGTCGTGTCTCTAGAAACATACACTCGG GTTTTAAGTACTGCGGTATCATATTTCACACTGTTAAGACAAACTACACAGGAGACCCTCTATtcgtaa